A DNA window from Pleuronectes platessa chromosome 19, fPlePla1.1, whole genome shotgun sequence contains the following coding sequences:
- the naif1 gene encoding nuclear apoptosis-inducing factor 1, whose translation MALAAKKRKMNFSEREVEIIVEEIERHKHTLVNHFNAGVTHMAKNNAWLEILEKVNSVTTCPREQSEVKKKWSDMKTEVRRKVAQARAAIEGTAADCTPVPVILSAMQQRICNLLGEATIISLSSGDTDISLSGAVHSDSSVPLTEDVPAASVSVCEEVKPLSTETTYHTLEDGGVVEYCTTTVTDSAPTVVTAVEAPVEMLASSSSSPPPPPPPHQAQAKPQELKSRIALNSARLLQEQRVTNVHIRQIAQHLEGQNELLLMMRRSQEAQAFAQERQAQALEGTQAALLALVQMLRPVLKDLRKFLQSGTEVENSSSSVTAMTDGSGPEEPNRPKTPPAPPPQQTEETQ comes from the exons ATGGCGCTAGCCGCGAAGAAGCGGAAGATGAACTTCTCCGAGCGGGAGGTGGAGATCATCGTGGAGGAGATCGAGCGCCACAAACACACGCTGGTGAACCACTTTAACGCTGGAGTCACGCACATGGCGAAGAACAACGCGTGGCTGGAGATCCTGGAGAAGGTGAACAGCGTCACCACGTGTCCGCGCGAGCAGTCcgaggtgaagaagaagtggTCCGACATGAAGACCGAGGTCCGCCGCAAGGTGGCGCAGGCGAGAGCGGCCATCGAGGGCACGGCCGCCGACTGCACTCCAGTTCCCGTGATCCTTAGCGCCATGCAGCAGCGCATCTGCAACCTGCTGGGGGAGGCGACCATCATCAGTCTATCCTCAGGGGACACGGACATCAGCCTGTCCGGGGCCGTGCACAGCGACAGCAGCGTCCCCCTGACGGAGG atgTTCCTGCTGCTTCAGTGAGCGTCTGTGAGGAAGTGAAGCCTCTGAGCA CTGAAACCACGTATCACACGTTAGAGGACGGCGGCGTGGTGGAGTACTGCACCACCACTGTGACTGACTCCGCCCCCACTGTGGTGACAGCCGTCGAGGCTCCTGTAGAGATGCTggcctcgtcctcttcctccccacctcctcctcctcctcctcatcaggccCAGGCCAAACCTCAGGAGCTGAAGAGCCGCATCGCTCTCAACTCCGCCCGCCTGCTGCAGGAGCAGCGCGTCACCAACGTCCACATCCGGCAGATCGCCCAGCACCTGGAGGGCCAGAACGAGCTGCTGCTCATGATGCGGCGCTCGCAGGAGGCGCAGGCCTTCGCCCAGGAGAGACAGGCCCAGGcgctggagggcacgcaggccGCCCTGCTGGCACTGGTGCAGATGCTCAGACCGGTTCTGAAAGACCTGCGCAAGTTCCTGCAGAGCGGGACGGAGGTggagaacagcagcagctccgtgACAGCAATGACTGATGGGTCAGGACCAGAAGAACCTAACAGACCTAAAACTCCACCTGCACCCCCGCCCCAGCAGACTGAGGAGacacagtag
- the LOC128424788 gene encoding protein FAM102A gives MSSLPQLSSRTFLVKKKKFKFQVHFSLDQLTAVPFVNGLLFCKIRLIDGGDFSVLSSREEVQQNCVRWRKKFSFVCKMSASPASGVLDPCVCRVSVRKELKGGKAFSKLGFADLNMAEFAGSGSTVRCCILEGYDTKHTRQDNSILKVTIGMSLLSGDPCFKTPPSTAKSVSTGDEDPTLQPDRKGESTDATMQPPGGVLEGPRTFKPRQPSVRSSGLPDEGVNPDDVFHSGHFRSSSYASQHSRISGHSTGHSRCSSLTDLSHQRNASSSSSASCGHAHSAPPPPSSPTEPQRQATPTRPERPPPPSAAAFMSNRSSRRKLDPVQRHLSCVDDTRLDADDIVEKILQSQNFSDGSNNEDSNLRLFVSKDGTTALSGSLANRGTPGVFEPVVIETNGA, from the exons ATGAGTTCACTGCCGCAGCTCAGCTCCAGGACGTTtctggtgaagaagaagaagtttaaGTTCCAGGTGCACTTCTCTCTGGACCAGCTGACCGCGGTGCCCTTTGTCAACGGGCTGCTCTTCTGCAAGATCCGACTCATCGATGGAGGAGACTTCTCCGTCCTGTCGTCCAG ggaggaggtgcagcagaACTGTGTTCGGTGGAGGAAGAAGTTCTCGTTTGTGTGTAAGATGAGCGCCAGCCCCGCCTCCGGAGTGTTGGACCCCTGCGTCTGCAGAGTCTCTGTACGCAAG GAGCTGAAAGGAGGAAAAGCCTTTTCCAAG CTCGGTTTCGCTGATCTCAACATGGCAGAATTCGCTGGATCAGGCTCCACAGTCCGCTGCTGCATCCTGGAGGGTTACGACACCAAGCACACCCGACAGGACAACTCCATCctgaag GTCACCATCGGGATGAGTCTTCTCTCCGGGGATCCCTGCTTCAAAAC GCCTCCCAGCACGGCCAAATCGGTCTCCACCGGGGACGAGGACCCGACCCTGCAGCCGGACCGCAAGGGAGAGAGCACTGATGCCACgatgcagccaccagggggcgtccTGGAGGGACCGCGCACCTTCAAACCCCGACAGCCTTCAGTACGGAGCTCAG gactgCCTGACGAGGGGGTGAATCCAGATGACGTCTTTCACTCTGGTCATTTCCGCAGCTCCAGCTACGCCAGTCAGCACAGCAGGATATCAG GTCACAGCACCGGTCACTCTCGCTGCTCCAGCCTGACCGACCTCAGTCACCAGAGAAACGCCTCGTCCAGCAGCAGCGCTTCCTGTGGACACGCCCACTCGGCCCCGCCTCCTCCCTCCAGCCCCACTGAGCCTCAGAGGCAGGCCACGCCCACCAGACCGGAGCGGCCGCCTCCCCCCTCTGCAGCAGCGTTCATGTCCAACAGATCGTCCAg gaGGAAGCTGGACCCGGTGCAGAGACACCTCAGCTGCGTGGACGACACTCGTCTCGACGCTGACGACATCGTGGAGAAAATCCTCCAGAGTCAGAACTTCTCTGACGGCAGCAACAACGAAG aCAGCAACTTGAGGCTGTTTGTCAGTAAAGACGGGACGACGGCGCTCAGCGGGTCGCTCGCCAACAG agGAACTCCTGGTGTCTTCGAGCCGGTGGTCATCGAGACGAACGGAGCTTGA